From Choloepus didactylus isolate mChoDid1 chromosome 19, mChoDid1.pri, whole genome shotgun sequence, one genomic window encodes:
- the LOC119515563 gene encoding integrator complex subunit 6-like, with translation MNELKNLPAEGLTTLGQSLRTAFDLLNLNRLVTGIDNYGHGRNPFFLEPAIIITITDGSKLTTTSGVQDEFHLPLNSPLPGSELTKEPFRWDQRLFALVLRLPGTMSVESEQLTRVPLDDSAITPMCEVTGGRSYSVCSPRMLNQCLESLVQKVQSGVVINFEKAGPDPSPVEHGQPDVSRPFGSQPWHSCHKLIYVRPNPKTGVPIGHWPVPESFWPDQNSPTLPPRTSHPIVKFSCTDCEPMVIDRLPFDKYELEPSPLTQFILERKSPQTCWQVYVSSSAKYSELGHPFGYLKASTALNRVNLFVMPCNYPVLLPLLDDLFKVHEAKPTLKWRQSFESYLKTMPPYYLGLLKKAGRMMGAPNLIADSMEYGLSYSVISYLKKLSQQAKIESDRVIGSVGKKVVQETGIKVHSRSHGLSMAYRKDFQQLLQGISEDVPHRLLDLNMKEYTGFQVALLNKDLKPQTFRNAYDIPRRNLLDHLTKMRSNLLKSTRKFLKGQDEDQVHSVPIAQMGNYQEYLKQVPSPLRELNPDQPRRLHTFGNPFKLDKKGMMIDEADEFVAGPQNKHKRPGEPNMQGIPKRCRCMSPLLRGRQQNPVVNNHIGGKGPPVPVTQAQPDLIKPLPLHKISETTNDSTMDDVVENHVADQLSPDITPNALDTELSTSSSPASLLERPTNHTEAVGHDHLGTNDLGGGGYLENHEEPRDKQQCAEENIPASSLNKGKKLMHCRSHEEVNTELKAQIMKEIQKPGRKYERIFTLLKHVQGSLQTRLIFLQNVIKEASKFKK, from the coding sequence ATGAATGAACTGAAAAACCTTCCGGCTGAAGGACTTACGACTCTTGGCCAATCCCTAAGGACAGCTTTTGATTTGTTAAATTTAAATAGATTAGTAACTGGCATAGACAACTATGGGCATGGAAGAAACCCTTTTTTCTTGGAGCCAGCAATAATTATTACAATTACTGATGGGAGCAAGTTGACTACTACCAGTGGAGTCCAGGATGAGTTCCATTTACCTCTtaattctcctttgcctggaagTGAATTGACCAAGGAGCCATTTCGCTGGGATCAGAGACTGTTTGCGCTAGTGCTGCGGCTGCCTGGCACCATGTCGGTCGAGTCAGAGCAGCTGACCAGGGTACCTTTAGACGACTCTGCCATCACACCCATGTGTGAAGTGACAGGAGGCCGCTCATACTCTGTATGTTCTCCAAGAATGCTGAATCAGTGTCTGGAGTCCTTGGTGCAAAAGGTGCAGAGTGGGGTGGTGATAAACTTTGAAAAAGCAGGACCAGATCCTTCTCCTGTAGAACATGGGCAGCCAGATGTATCAAGGCCTTTTGGATCTCAGCCTTGGCATAGTTGTCACAAGCTCATATATGTCAGACCAAATCCTAAAACGGGGGTTCCTATAGGTCACTGGCCTGTTCCAGAATCTTTTTGGCCAGATCAGAATTCTCCAACACTACCACCTCGTACGTCTCATCCTATAGTGAAGTTCTCCTGTACAGACTGTGAACCAATGGTTATTGACAGATTGCCTTTTGACAAATATGAGTTGGAACCTTCACCACTGACTCAATTTATCCTGGAAAGGAAATCTCCTCAAACATGTTGGCAGGTGTATGTGAGCAGTAGTGCAAAGTATAGTGAACTTGGCCATCCTTTTGGTTACTTGAAAGCCAGCACAGCACTGAACCGTGTCAACTTATTTGTGATGCCTTGCAATTATCCAGTCCTTCTTCCCCTCTTAGATGACTTGTTtaaagtacatgaagcaaaaccAACACTGAAATGGAGACAGTCATTTGAAAGTTATTTGAAGACGATGCCTCCCTACTATCTTGGGCTCTTGAAGAAAGCTGGTAGAATGATGGGTGCACCTAACCTAATAGCAGACAGTATGGAATATGGACTTAGTTACAGTGTCATTTCATACCTCAAAAAGTTGAGTCAGCAGGCCAAAATAGAATCTGATAGAGTCATCGGATCTGTAGGCAAAAAGGTAGTACAGGAAACTGGAATTAAAGTCCATAGCCGATCACATGGTTTATCAATGGCTTACAGGAAAGATTTTCAACAGCTGCTCCAGGGAATCTCAGAGGATGTTCCTCACAGACTGCTAGATCTTAATATGAAGGAGTACACTGGTTTCCAGGTGGCTCTGCTGAATAAGGATTTGAAACCACAGACATTTAGAAATGCTTATGACATACCAAGACGGAATCTTTTGGATCACTTAACGAAAATGAGATCTAATCTTTTGAAGAGCACCCGCAAATTTCTTAAAGGACAGGATGAAGACCAAGTGCACAGTGTTCCCATAGCACAGATGGGGAATTACCAAGAATACCTCAAGCAAGTCCCTTCTCCACTAAGAGAACTCAATCCTGATCAGCCTCGAAGATTGCATACATTTGGGAACCCCTTTAAGCTGGATAAAAAGGGTATGATGATAGATGAAGCAGATGAATTTGTGGCTGGACCTCAAAATAAACATAAGCGGCCTGGAGAACCAAATATGCAAGGGATACCCAAAAGATGTCGGTGTATGTCTCCGCTACTCAGAGGCAGACAGCAGAACCCTGTTGTGAACAATCACATTGGAGGAAAAGGACCACCTGTACCTGTGACTCAAGCACAGCCAGATCTTATTAAACCCCTTCCTCTTCATAAGATTTCAGAAACCACTAATGATTCAACAATGGATGATGTGGTTGAAAATCATGTTGCAGACCAACTTTCACCGGACATTACCCCAAATGCTTTGGATACTGAATTGTCAACATCCTCTTCTCCAGCCAGTTTACTGGAGCGACCAACCAATCACACCGAGGCTGTTGGTCATGACCATTTAGGAACTAATGACCTTGGTGGTGGTGGATATTTAGAAAATCATGAGGAACCACGAGATAAACAACAATGTGCTGAAGAGAATATACCAGCATCTTCACTcaacaaaggaaagaaattgaTGCATTGCAGAAGCCATGAAGAGGTCAACACTGAATTAAAAGCACAAATAATGAAAGAGATCCAAAAGCcaggaagaaaatatgaaagaatctTCACTTTACTGAAGCACGTGCAAGGCAGCTTACAAACAAGActaatatttttacaaaatgtcattaaagaagcatcaaagtttaaaaaatga